A single genomic interval of Salinarchaeum sp. IM2453 harbors:
- a CDS encoding 30S ribosomal protein S3ae: MSERSVSRQRQGKRWYTVHAPEHFDRAELGETPAKDPEQVVGRTVETTLGELRNDAGENNTKLEFKITDVGSDAAYTEFIKHELTRDYLRSLVRRGASKVEAYVTELTADDYRVQIQPVAFTTKNADASQERAIRRIMIDMIRETTRERTFEEVIDSVVEGRLSSAIYSEAKTVYPLRRVEIQKMSLEARPEEVAAEEETSVDVEEDEVDL; the protein is encoded by the coding sequence ATGAGTGAACGATCCGTATCACGACAACGACAAGGAAAGCGGTGGTACACCGTACATGCGCCCGAACACTTTGATCGGGCCGAATTAGGAGAAACGCCCGCCAAAGACCCAGAACAGGTAGTCGGACGAACCGTTGAAACGACGCTTGGTGAACTGCGAAACGATGCTGGCGAGAACAATACGAAGTTGGAGTTTAAGATTACTGATGTTGGCAGCGACGCAGCATACACCGAATTTATCAAGCACGAATTGACGCGTGATTATCTTCGATCGTTGGTTCGACGCGGTGCGTCGAAAGTTGAAGCCTATGTCACGGAACTTACTGCAGATGATTACCGTGTTCAAATTCAACCAGTCGCCTTCACGACGAAGAACGCAGATGCAAGCCAAGAGCGTGCTATTCGTCGGATTATGATCGACATGATCCGAGAGACAACGCGCGAACGAACATTCGAAGAAGTCATTGATTCTGTCGTCGAAGGCCGGCTTTCAAGTGCGATCTACAGCGAAGCCAAGACAGTCTACCCGCTTCGCCGCGTTGAGATTCAGAAGATGTCACTTGAAGCTCGACCTGAAGAAGTTGCTGCTGAAGAAGAGACCTCCGTCGATGTTGAAGAAGACGAAGTTGACCTATAA
- a CDS encoding KEOPS complex subunit Pcc1, giving the protein MTPSTRIESTVEDPEMVAAALRPDNTADVSTTVEDGAVVTIIDRESTASLEATVDDYLLNLDVALSVAQTTKQYDNTTNS; this is encoded by the coding sequence ATGACTCCATCGACACGCATTGAGAGTACTGTCGAAGACCCTGAGATGGTTGCTGCGGCTCTTCGCCCAGACAACACTGCAGACGTATCAACAACTGTTGAGGACGGCGCTGTCGTAACTATTATCGACCGAGAGTCTACTGCAAGCTTGGAAGCAACTGTTGATGATTATTTGTTGAATCTTGATGTCGCTCTTTCAGTCGCACAGACAACAAAGCAATACGATAACACAACCAATTCATAA
- a CDS encoding 30S ribosomal protein S15, producing the protein MARMHARRRGSSDSDKPAADEPPEWSDIEPEKIEERVVQLAEQGHDPSQIGLKLRDEGVAGVPVPDVKAATGKKVTEILEEHDAEPEIPEDLRNLMERAARLNEHVEEHPQDKQNKRARQNVESKVRRLVDYYRGDELDEDFTYSYETAKSLLD; encoded by the coding sequence ATGGCACGAATGCATGCACGACGCCGTGGCTCGTCCGATTCGGACAAGCCAGCGGCAGACGAACCACCGGAGTGGAGCGACATTGAACCAGAGAAAATCGAAGAGCGCGTTGTCCAGCTTGCAGAGCAGGGACATGATCCAAGCCAGATCGGACTGAAACTCCGTGACGAAGGCGTTGCTGGTGTTCCTGTCCCAGACGTCAAAGCTGCGACTGGAAAGAAGGTTACAGAAATTCTCGAAGAGCACGATGCTGAGCCGGAGATCCCAGAGGATCTGCGGAATCTGATGGAACGTGCTGCCCGTCTTAACGAGCACGTCGAAGAACATCCACAGGACAAGCAGAACAAGCGTGCGCGACAAAACGTCGAGTCAAAGGTTCGACGACTTGTCGATTACTATCGTGGCGACGAGCTTGACGAAGATTTCACATACAGCTACGAAACAGCAAAGTCCCTCCTTGACTGA
- a CDS encoding PspA-associated protein PspAB, producing MFDPVRRIVEIAFGEGVLADADPDDLFEISTGYVTLGANGYGSLDQAALAFGNVDASDFDAAVEEIEDLMSVSQSITTKRQEIHEDDYGYTWVILENSDFDELVTAIHGAADTLIESGFGDYLLCAVFAFSGDKEIYLLYNFKRGKWYPFVPVRQGVRDSETEEEIRELMDGELDLETEKNREYAFWDIPF from the coding sequence ATGTTTGATCCTGTGCGAAGAATTGTTGAGATTGCATTTGGGGAAGGTGTCTTGGCCGACGCTGACCCTGATGATCTGTTCGAAATCAGCACTGGGTATGTCACTCTTGGAGCCAACGGATATGGAAGCTTAGATCAAGCTGCACTGGCGTTTGGAAATGTTGATGCATCTGACTTTGACGCTGCTGTCGAAGAAATTGAGGATCTGATGAGCGTATCCCAAAGCATTACAACCAAACGACAGGAGATTCATGAAGACGACTATGGATATACGTGGGTGATTCTTGAGAATTCAGACTTTGATGAACTGGTGACTGCCATTCATGGAGCTGCAGATACGCTGATCGAATCAGGATTTGGCGATTACCTATTATGTGCTGTATTTGCTTTTTCAGGCGATAAAGAGATCTATTTATTGTATAATTTCAAACGGGGCAAGTGGTATCCATTCGTTCCGGTTCGACAGGGTGTACGAGACTCTGAAACCGAAGAAGAGATACGAGAGCTGATGGACGGTGAGCTGGACTTAGAAACAGAGAAAAACCGAGAGTACGCCTTCTGGGATATTCCATTCTAA
- a CDS encoding ribbon-helix-helix protein, CopG family, whose amino-acid sequence MQDTIRLEEDTIERLDAHREEGQTREEFVEELLNIYESTRHIQEGYSE is encoded by the coding sequence ATGCAGGATACAATTCGGCTCGAAGAAGACACCATTGAACGGCTTGATGCCCATCGAGAGGAAGGACAAACCCGGGAAGAGTTTGTCGAGGAACTGCTCAACATCTATGAAAGCACAAGACACATTCAGGAAGGATACTCAGAGTGA
- a CDS encoding ketopantoate reductase family protein — protein sequence MGLDIIIYGAGSIGSLLGGLLATEHEVKLVGRDPHMNAVDTDGLQITGQYQQQTWPKTTTDGTKHTADLAIVAVKTFDTKQAAEELATGQFDAILSVQNGIGNENILAEHLSGPIFGGTTTFGARIQEPGTVQCTGIGEVTIGSFTPASDELVATIKEAFTTADIPLTVTDAIEAKLWEKAAINAGINPVTAILDVDNGAITTGPLREIAIQATTEATNVAQAKGIDISTEQTVQRLLTVAENTADNISSMRQDLHRGGQTEIDGITGTILEQGDAVGVQTPVNWTLYHLVTAVDP from the coding sequence ATGGGCTTGGACATTATAATTTACGGGGCAGGCAGTATCGGAAGCTTGCTGGGTGGGTTACTTGCCACAGAACATGAGGTGAAACTCGTTGGCCGAGACCCCCACATGAATGCGGTTGATACTGACGGACTACAAATCACTGGACAATATCAACAACAGACCTGGCCCAAAACAACTACCGACGGCACAAAGCACACCGCTGATCTTGCAATTGTTGCTGTCAAAACATTCGATACAAAACAGGCAGCGGAAGAGCTAGCAACGGGACAATTTGACGCTATTCTTTCGGTACAAAACGGCATTGGAAATGAAAATATACTAGCAGAACATCTCAGTGGACCCATATTTGGCGGAACAACGACGTTTGGTGCGAGAATTCAGGAGCCTGGTACCGTTCAATGCACCGGGATTGGCGAAGTCACAATTGGTTCGTTTACTCCAGCGTCCGATGAACTCGTTGCGACCATCAAGGAAGCATTCACAACTGCTGATATTCCTCTGACGGTAACAGATGCAATTGAGGCAAAGCTCTGGGAAAAGGCAGCAATCAACGCTGGGATTAATCCTGTGACCGCTATCTTAGATGTCGATAACGGAGCAATCACAACTGGCCCATTACGAGAGATTGCGATTCAGGCAACAACAGAAGCGACAAACGTAGCGCAGGCAAAAGGGATTGATATCTCGACTGAACAAACCGTTCAAAGACTGTTAACCGTTGCTGAGAACACAGCTGATAATATCTCATCTATGCGCCAGGATCTACACCGCGGGGGTCAAACAGAAATTGACGGAATTACCGGAACAATCCTTGAACAGGGAGATGCTGTTGGTGTCCAAACTCCGGTCAACTGGACGCTTTATCACCTTGTTACTGCTGTTGATCCATAG